Part of the Paenibacillus sp. JNUCC32 genome is shown below.
TAAAGGAACATGAGCCGATTACCGATTAGATAAATATCTAACTATGTTTCCATGCAATTTCATTAAGCTAACGGGCAGGATAGTTTATTAAATTCACGAATACTCTACATATGGATTAATTTACGAAGTTCGTAGATAAGACGTTATCGGAAATTAATGCTATTTCTTTATCTTCAATACTTGTTTTTAATGGTTCTTTGACTTGATGAATAGTAATTAAGGTAATATGTCCTTTAAATTCGACTTCATCGAAAAACCTACATACAAAATCTTTATTTAAGTCTAATCGGTCTGCATGTTTTCTTTTCATTTCACACCCCCGAGATAACTTCCAAAACATCTTTTCTGTATAGCCGATAATGGTTATTATTGGATGCAGCACTTCCCCTCGGAATCAAATTACTGTGTTACAACGATGCTTAATGAGAAAAAAGAAATAATTCAATGGTATTTCGATATATCTAAGAATATTGGGATTAGTGATCAAGGAGTGCCTTTTGGGGATGATCTTTATTTAGATGAGATTGTTTTTCCTAATGGTAATTTATATATTAAGGATGAAGATGAACTTGAAGAGGCTTTAAATAGTAATGACATTGAGTTAGAGGACTATAACCTGGCAAAGAGTAATATGAAAGACTTAATTAAAGAAATAGAATCTATGGAAAACAAAATTATTAAGAATGGTTTAGAACATTTTAAATTTATATTGGAGGCATCACAAGGAAGGCATTAACATCCGATAACATTATATTCACACTTCGGGCCTTACGGCCCCTTGGTCCGGACAGATGCAATTGGCATGGAAGTTGATGCAGCCGGACACACTCGACTTCGTCGAGCGTCGTGAATACTGAGAACGTTATATGCAATTGGGGCAAATACGATTTTAGAAGGATGGTCAATGATGAGTAAATATACAAACCCTGATTATAACAATTGTGCGGTTGTTACAATTGATACACAGAATGATTTTAGTTTGCCAGGGG
Proteins encoded:
- a CDS encoding DUF402 domain-containing protein; translation: MLNEKKEIIQWYFDISKNIGISDQGVPFGDDLYLDEIVFPNGNLYIKDEDELEEALNSNDIELEDYNLAKSNMKDLIKEIESMENKIIKNGLEHFKFILEASQGRH